The following proteins are co-located in the Sulfurospirillum deleyianum DSM 6946 genome:
- the aspA gene encoding aspartate ammonia-lyase, which yields MSTRMEHDLIGDKEISNECYYGVQTARAAENFHITGIKLSSFPTFIVSLAKVKKAAALANYDLGLLAEAKKNVICEACDEIISGKYHDQFVVDMFQGGAGTSTNMNANEVIANIGLEKMGHQKGEYKFLHPNNDVNLSQSTNDAYPTALRVALYEKLGELTESMKIIKSSFANKAVEFKDIIKMGRTQLQDAVPMTLEQEFRTYAVMIGEDIQRVTEAQQLVREMNLGATAIGTGINAHPNYSKTVEAKLQEVTGRPFVTAGDLVEATQDTGAYVQISGVLKRVATKMSKICNDLRLLSSGPRTGLGEINLPAMQPGSSIMPGKVNPVIPEVVNQVCFQVIGTDIAVTLACEGGQLQLNVFEPVIAYNLFSSINMMKNAFETLAYTCVDGITANPERCKAMVLNSIGLVTALNPFIGYENSTSVAKEALETGGSVYDIVLARGLLAKDELDDIIKPENMIKPRTYDKK from the coding sequence ATGTCAACCAGAATGGAACATGATTTAATCGGTGATAAAGAGATATCAAATGAGTGTTATTATGGCGTTCAAACTGCACGTGCGGCTGAGAACTTTCATATTACAGGTATTAAACTTTCAAGCTTCCCAACATTTATTGTATCGTTAGCAAAAGTCAAAAAAGCAGCTGCTTTAGCAAACTATGATTTAGGTCTTCTTGCTGAAGCTAAAAAAAATGTGATTTGTGAAGCATGTGATGAAATCATTTCAGGCAAATACCATGACCAATTTGTTGTAGATATGTTTCAAGGTGGAGCAGGTACATCAACTAACATGAACGCAAACGAAGTTATCGCAAACATTGGTTTGGAAAAAATGGGTCACCAAAAAGGTGAATACAAATTTTTACACCCAAACAACGATGTTAACCTTTCTCAATCAACAAACGATGCTTACCCAACAGCGCTTCGTGTAGCACTTTATGAAAAATTAGGTGAACTAACTGAGTCTATGAAAATCATCAAAAGCTCATTTGCCAACAAAGCGGTTGAGTTTAAAGACATCATCAAAATGGGACGTACACAACTTCAAGATGCGGTTCCGATGACCCTAGAGCAAGAGTTTCGTACGTATGCGGTTATGATTGGTGAGGATATCCAACGTGTAACTGAAGCGCAACAGCTCGTTCGTGAGATGAACCTAGGTGCAACAGCGATTGGTACAGGTATCAACGCACATCCTAATTACTCAAAAACCGTTGAAGCAAAACTACAAGAAGTCACAGGTCGTCCGTTTGTCACCGCAGGTGATCTTGTTGAAGCAACACAAGATACAGGTGCTTATGTACAAATCTCTGGTGTTTTAAAAAGAGTCGCTACTAAAATGTCAAAAATTTGTAACGACCTTCGTCTATTAAGTTCAGGTCCTAGAACAGGTTTAGGCGAAATCAACCTTCCAGCAATGCAACCAGGTAGTTCAATTATGCCAGGTAAAGTCAATCCTGTTATCCCTGAGGTTGTGAACCAAGTATGTTTCCAAGTGATTGGTACAGACATCGCTGTGACATTGGCGTGCGAGGGTGGTCAGCTTCAACTTAACGTATTTGAACCCGTCATTGCCTATAACCTTTTTAGCTCTATCAACATGATGAAAAATGCGTTTGAGACCTTAGCGTACACATGTGTGGATGGCATTACGGCTAATCCTGAGCGTTGTAAAGCCATGGTACTTAATAGCATTGGACTTGTAACCGCTCTTAATCCATTTATTGGTTATGAGAACTCAACTTCAGTAGCTAAAGAAGCGTTAGAGACAGGCGGTTCTGTGTATGACATCGTTCTTGCTCGTGGTCTTTTGGCTAAAGATGAGCTTGATGACATCATCAAACCAGAAAATATGATTAAACCACGTACATACGATAAAAAATAA
- the aspA gene encoding aspartate ammonia-lyase, which produces MSTRIEHDLIGDKEISNACYYGVQTARAAENFHITGVTISKFPTFIESIAKVKKAAALANYELELLSEAKKNAIVEACDQLIAGKYHDQFVVDMIQGGAGTSTNMNANEVIANIGLELMGHQKGEYKYLHPNNDVNLSQSTNDAYPTALRVALYEKLGELGESMKIIQSSFAHKSAQFKDIIKMGRTQLQDAVPMTLEQEFRTYAVMIGEDIQRVHEARQLVREINMGATAIGTGINAHPNYAKTVEAKLQEVTGRPFVTAGDLIEATQDTGAYVQISGVLKRVATKMSKICNDLRLLSSGPRTGFGEINLPAMQPGSSIMPGKVNPVIPEVVNQVCFQVIGTDIAVTLACEGGQLQLNVFEPLIAYNLFNSINMMKNAFETLAYSCVDGITANPERCKSLVLNSIGLVTALNPFIGYENSTIVAKEALESGRSVYDIVLEKGLLEKGELDDIIQPENMIKPRNFGLSEKSKFVKL; this is translated from the coding sequence GTGTCAACTCGAATCGAACATGATTTAATCGGCGATAAAGAGATATCCAATGCGTGTTATTATGGTGTTCAAACCGCACGTGCGGCAGAGAATTTTCACATCACAGGGGTAACCATCTCCAAATTTCCCACTTTTATCGAGTCCATCGCTAAAGTTAAAAAAGCCGCCGCTTTGGCAAACTACGAGTTAGAGCTTCTTTCAGAAGCAAAGAAAAACGCCATTGTCGAGGCGTGCGACCAACTGATTGCAGGTAAATACCACGACCAATTCGTGGTCGATATGATTCAAGGAGGGGCTGGAACTTCGACCAACATGAACGCCAATGAAGTCATCGCCAACATTGGATTGGAGCTGATGGGACACCAAAAAGGTGAATACAAATACCTGCATCCCAACAACGATGTCAATCTTTCCCAATCAACCAATGACGCTTATCCCACCGCTCTTCGTGTCGCTTTGTATGAAAAACTAGGCGAACTGGGTGAGTCGATGAAAATCATTCAAAGCTCTTTTGCTCATAAATCAGCCCAGTTTAAAGACATCATCAAAATGGGCAGAACCCAACTGCAAGACGCGGTTCCGATGACCTTAGAGCAAGAGTTTCGAACCTACGCCGTGATGATTGGTGAGGACATTCAGCGTGTTCATGAGGCAAGGCAGTTGGTGCGAGAAATCAACATGGGAGCAACCGCCATTGGTACGGGCATTAACGCACATCCCAATTATGCCAAAACGGTGGAAGCCAAACTGCAAGAAGTAACCGGTCGTCCTTTTGTCACAGCGGGTGATTTGATTGAAGCGACCCAAGATACGGGTGCGTATGTACAAATTTCAGGTGTTTTAAAACGCGTGGCAACCAAAATGTCAAAGATTTGTAACGACTTAAGGCTTTTAAGCTCAGGCCCAAGAACGGGTTTTGGGGAGATTAATCTGCCTGCGATGCAACCAGGAAGCTCCATTATGCCCGGTAAAGTCAATCCTGTGATCCCTGAAGTGGTCAATCAAGTTTGCTTTCAAGTCATTGGAACTGACATTGCCGTAACCCTTGCGTGCGAGGGTGGACAGCTTCAACTTAATGTCTTTGAACCGCTCATTGCCTACAACCTTTTTAACTCCATCAATATGATGAAAAATGCTTTTGAGACCTTAGCGTACAGTTGCGTCGATGGCATTACTGCCAATCCTGAGCGATGTAAATCGCTGGTTTTAAACAGCATTGGCTTAGTGACCGCACTTAATCCTTTTATCGGCTATGAAAACTCTACGATAGTAGCCAAAGAAGCGCTAGAGAGTGGACGCTCGGTGTATGATATTGTCTTAGAAAAAGGCTTATTGGAAAAAGGCGAACTCGATGATATTATTCAACCCGAAAACATGATAAAACCACGCAATTTTGGGCTTTCTGAAAAGAGTAAATTTGTAAAGCTCTAA
- a CDS encoding SDR family oxidoreductase, protein MKTVLMSGGSSGIGKAIKNILTCNEYEVFNIGRNEAEIVCDLRDTEALEKKVKAWLKSHEVDVLINCAGVGVFDPHETISPSKIKNLIDINLTAPIILSSLCLRSLQKQSGHIINITSIEATRHAKYSALYTATKSGLRDFGHCLFEEVRKSGVRVTSINPDMTQTPFFDALHFKPSEDESTHLLPETIAQSVWDVLHVNGVITDLSIRPQKVGIAKK, encoded by the coding sequence ATGAAAACGGTTTTAATGAGTGGCGGAAGCAGTGGCATTGGCAAGGCGATAAAAAACATTCTTACATGTAACGAGTATGAAGTCTTTAATATCGGGCGAAACGAAGCGGAGATTGTGTGTGATTTGCGAGATACTGAAGCGCTTGAAAAAAAAGTCAAAGCGTGGCTAAAAAGTCATGAGGTCGATGTGCTTATTAACTGTGCGGGTGTGGGAGTGTTTGATCCGCACGAGACCATTAGCCCTTCCAAAATCAAAAACCTTATTGATATCAACCTCACTGCGCCTATTATTTTAAGTTCTTTGTGTTTGCGCTCCTTACAAAAACAAAGCGGTCATATCATCAACATTACTTCCATTGAAGCGACTCGTCACGCCAAATACTCAGCACTCTACACCGCCACCAAAAGCGGTCTTCGAGACTTTGGGCATTGTCTCTTTGAAGAGGTACGAAAAAGCGGTGTGAGAGTCACATCCATTAACCCAGATATGACCCAAACGCCTTTTTTTGACGCCCTTCATTTTAAACCCAGTGAGGATGAATCAACCCATCTGCTCCCTGAAACCATCGCTCAAAGCGTGTGGGATGTATTACATGTAAACGGGGTCATTACCGATTTAAGTATTCGCCCCCAAAAAGTGGGCATTGCCAAAAAATAA
- a CDS encoding DNA cytosine methyltransferase: MKPLKVVSFFSGCGGLDLGLEGDFWVKAKSVKDKTWIKERHKNFVKLAPTAFQTVFACDIKPSAKKAWEYYFQRDNVFHLESIVELVKKAKEGTFTFPNADVVTGGFPCQDFSVAGKRKGFDSHKTHKNAYRNAIDTPTIESRGMLYFWLREAIALIKPKIFIAENVKGLVSMKDVKEIMTQDFRTIGEGYVVLDPNVLHAGNYGVPQTRERIIFIGVRKDILSEDLHVKLQNGEFSLYPEPTHDIKHDFVTVKDALFDLCEPEQSEDLSHQKYSKAKWFGKHCQGQTEINPNKLAPTIRAEHHGNIEFRRLSKEHGGLIEEEYHLPERRLSVRECARLQTFPDDYAFVSEKLGASEAYKLIGNAVPPLLAYHIAKKLEAFLALCDEMETKKNTKKVA; the protein is encoded by the coding sequence ATGAAACCTCTAAAAGTTGTCTCATTTTTTTCAGGTTGTGGTGGACTTGATTTGGGCTTAGAGGGTGACTTTTGGGTTAAAGCGAAGAGTGTTAAAGACAAAACATGGATAAAAGAACGTCACAAAAATTTTGTTAAACTTGCACCAACAGCCTTTCAAACCGTTTTTGCTTGCGACATCAAACCCTCTGCAAAAAAAGCGTGGGAGTATTACTTTCAAAGGGATAATGTTTTTCATCTTGAAAGCATTGTTGAACTGGTAAAAAAGGCTAAAGAAGGTACGTTTACATTCCCTAACGCAGATGTGGTGACAGGAGGTTTTCCGTGTCAAGATTTTTCGGTTGCGGGGAAACGCAAGGGTTTTGACTCTCACAAAACACACAAAAACGCTTACCGTAACGCCATAGACACGCCTACCATCGAATCGCGTGGTATGCTTTACTTTTGGCTTAGAGAAGCCATCGCATTAATTAAACCTAAGATTTTTATCGCTGAGAACGTTAAAGGTTTAGTCAGCATGAAAGACGTTAAAGAGATTATGACGCAAGATTTTCGCACTATCGGCGAAGGCTACGTTGTTCTTGACCCAAACGTACTTCATGCGGGAAACTATGGCGTACCGCAAACAAGAGAGCGCATCATTTTTATAGGTGTGCGTAAAGATATTCTCTCAGAAGATTTACATGTAAAGCTTCAAAATGGCGAATTCAGTCTCTATCCTGAACCAACACACGACATCAAACATGACTTTGTAACCGTCAAAGACGCCCTATTTGATTTGTGTGAACCTGAGCAAAGTGAGGATTTAAGCCATCAAAAATACTCAAAAGCTAAATGGTTTGGTAAGCATTGCCAAGGGCAAACCGAAATCAATCCCAACAAACTAGCCCCAACCATTCGTGCGGAACATCATGGCAATATAGAGTTCAGGCGACTTTCAAAAGAGCATGGAGGTCTCATAGAAGAAGAGTACCATCTGCCTGAGCGTCGCTTATCGGTGCGTGAATGTGCCCGTCTGCAAACTTTTCCCGATGATTACGCTTTTGTGAGCGAAAAATTAGGGGCATCAGAGGCGTATAAACTTATCGGCAATGCTGTTCCTCCACTCTTAGCGTACCACATCGCTAAAAAATTAGAAGCATTTTTGGCATTGTGCGATGAGATGGAGACCAAAAAGAACACCAAAAAGGTTGCCTAA
- a CDS encoding SPL family radical SAM protein — MLDTNLEHFEKACENTPFQSLHVNTQSFVKTKALAYHLSFSQIQQFIIMAVDMQMWDENIEAFWVDKESKKEAFLALQQAYERLKNTLKTYPKTPNDFKKERFNIEEVEKEHLGLGSCPVASPKTRCCNLMTLDAVESCGFDCSYCSIQSFYKNNTITFDKNFAQKLERLELDPTKTYHIGTGQSSDSLMWGNRVGVLEALFSFARKHPNVILEFKSKSDNISYLLEHEVPKNVLCTWSLNPQVIIDNEEKRSSSLTERIQSARALADKGVLVGFHFHPIVLFEGWKEAYTAIVKELLERFTCKEVALISMGTLTFIKPVLKKIRLRAQSSKILQMPLVDASGKYSYPLSFKEEMFSTLYKAFAPWHTEVFFYLCMEDESLWQKVFGHEYANNEAFEEAMAKAYMQKIRVKIRK; from the coding sequence ATGTTAGATACGAACCTTGAACACTTTGAAAAAGCGTGCGAAAACACCCCCTTTCAAAGTTTACATGTAAATACACAAAGCTTTGTAAAAACCAAAGCCTTAGCGTATCATTTGAGCTTTTCGCAAATTCAGCAGTTCATCATCATGGCGGTTGATATGCAGATGTGGGATGAGAATATAGAAGCCTTTTGGGTGGATAAAGAGAGCAAAAAAGAGGCGTTTTTAGCCTTGCAACAAGCCTATGAGCGCTTAAAAAACACCCTCAAAACCTACCCCAAAACGCCCAACGATTTTAAAAAGGAGCGTTTTAACATCGAAGAGGTGGAAAAGGAGCATCTAGGGCTTGGCTCTTGTCCCGTGGCATCGCCTAAAACACGCTGTTGCAACCTGATGACTTTGGATGCTGTGGAGAGTTGTGGGTTTGACTGTTCGTACTGTTCCATTCAGAGTTTTTACAAAAACAACACCATCACATTTGATAAAAACTTTGCCCAAAAGTTGGAGCGTTTGGAGCTTGACCCTACTAAAACCTACCACATTGGCACGGGACAGTCATCGGATTCTTTAATGTGGGGGAATCGTGTGGGCGTTTTAGAAGCGCTTTTTAGCTTTGCACGAAAACATCCCAATGTCATTTTGGAGTTTAAAAGCAAGTCGGACAACATTAGCTATCTCTTAGAACATGAAGTGCCTAAAAATGTTCTTTGTACGTGGTCGCTTAACCCTCAGGTTATCATCGACAACGAGGAAAAACGCTCTTCAAGCCTAACAGAGCGTATCCAAAGTGCTAGAGCGCTGGCGGATAAAGGCGTATTGGTAGGCTTTCATTTTCATCCCATCGTCTTATTTGAAGGGTGGAAAGAGGCGTACACCGCCATTGTTAAAGAGCTACTTGAGCGCTTTACATGTAAAGAGGTTGCGCTTATCTCCATGGGCACGCTGACCTTCATTAAGCCTGTGTTGAAAAAGATACGACTGCGTGCGCAAAGCAGTAAAATTTTGCAAATGCCTTTAGTGGATGCGAGTGGCAAATACTCCTATCCCCTCAGCTTTAAAGAGGAGATGTTTAGCACACTTTACAAGGCTTTTGCACCGTGGCACACCGAGGTTTTTTTCTATCTTTGCATGGAAGATGAGAGTTTATGGCAAAAAGTCTTTGGGCATGAGTACGCCAACAACGAAGCCTTTGAAGAAGCGATGGCAAAGGCATATATGCAAAAAATTAGAGTTAAAATCAGAAAATGA
- a CDS encoding type II toxin-antitoxin system YafQ family toxin → MPYNITRTDEYFKKSLKFFKKHPEMHSKYEKTLTLLSANPHHPFLRLHKLQGNLKAFYSVSLDLQYRIILDFIIVENEIILLDIGAHDDVY, encoded by the coding sequence ATGCCTTATAACATTACCCGAACGGACGAATATTTTAAAAAATCGCTCAAATTTTTCAAAAAACACCCCGAAATGCACAGCAAATACGAAAAAACGCTGACACTTTTAAGTGCCAATCCACACCATCCCTTTTTGCGTTTGCATAAACTACAAGGCAATCTTAAAGCATTTTATTCCGTCTCTTTGGACTTACAGTACCGCATTATTTTAGATTTTATCATTGTTGAAAATGAAATTATTTTACTTGACATCGGTGCGCATGACGATGTCTACTAG
- a CDS encoding type II toxin-antitoxin system prevent-host-death family antitoxin codes for MIVSANDIKTKGVTLLDKLFEKASEVIINVRGKNKYVVIDIERYKNLRTLELDRLYEETMQEIKEGRYKTQSVEEHLSELRNAL; via the coding sequence ATGATAGTTTCAGCCAACGACATTAAAACCAAAGGGGTCACACTCCTTGATAAACTCTTTGAAAAAGCCAGTGAAGTCATCATTAACGTGCGTGGAAAAAACAAATACGTTGTGATTGACATTGAGCGGTACAAAAATTTGCGTACGTTAGAACTTGACCGACTTTATGAAGAGACGATGCAAGAGATTAAGGAAGGGCGTTATAAAACACAAAGCGTGGAAGAGCATCTAAGCGAGCTACGCAATGCCTTATAA
- a CDS encoding ABC transporter ATP-binding protein translates to MLKAIGLQKVYHQGEVAQEVIKNLSLEIKGGEFVSFVGPSGSGKSTVLNMLGCLDTPTKGDIWINDTAITTMSRTQRAHFRGENIGFIFQSFNLIPVLSVYENIEYPLIMVQNLPEHERQKRIMHLLEAVGMVEHKDKTPDKISGGQMQRVAIARALVGQPKVVFADEPTANLDSKTAHMILDLMKEIQRKYQTTFVFATHDEKIVANVDRLITLIDGEIVEDKRMRP, encoded by the coding sequence ATGCTAAAAGCGATTGGGTTGCAAAAGGTTTATCATCAAGGAGAGGTGGCACAAGAGGTCATCAAAAACCTCTCTTTGGAGATAAAAGGTGGAGAGTTTGTCTCGTTTGTGGGACCTAGTGGAAGCGGTAAAAGTACGGTGCTGAACATGTTAGGCTGTTTGGATACGCCCACAAAGGGAGACATTTGGATTAACGACACCGCTATCACAACGATGAGTCGCACCCAAAGAGCTCATTTTCGAGGAGAAAACATTGGGTTTATCTTTCAAAGTTTTAACCTTATTCCCGTGCTAAGCGTGTATGAAAATATCGAGTATCCGCTTATTATGGTGCAAAATCTACCTGAACATGAACGCCAAAAGCGTATTATGCACCTGCTTGAAGCGGTGGGAATGGTAGAGCACAAAGATAAAACCCCCGATAAAATCTCAGGTGGTCAGATGCAACGTGTCGCCATTGCCAGAGCTTTAGTGGGACAACCCAAAGTGGTCTTTGCCGATGAGCCTACCGCTAATTTAGACAGTAAAACTGCGCATATGATTCTTGATTTGATGAAAGAGATTCAACGAAAATACCAGACTACCTTTGTGTTCGCCACCCATGATGAAAAAATTGTCGCCAATGTGGATAGACTTATTACGCTGATTGATGGTGAAATCGTAGAGGATAAAAGGATGCGTCCATGA
- a CDS encoding ABC transporter permease, translating into MNNIIKMSYRNLMRNFRRTLLTASLITVGVVFVLIYTALSSSFKSYTIGQITDSVMGHIQIHKKGYVASVDSLPLDKNMNAKMVEMIEGEIKNNPLIESYSFRIKFGAMFSNFTTTTNIRLNAIYPEKEFKTLPLLKERVSDLSGALKQGEIIVPELLIKGMDVKLGDTIVLVANNKNGSVNGVNLKVAGILGQVMGPGGRDGYIHIEDAKKALRMNEAEVSEIVLRLKDVEGLKDAEKSLQPILAKQNKEGKPLFEVHTWEQLSPFYNIIKMIDIMNISIQIILISIVLISILNVMIMSVFERIREIGTIAAIGTPPLSIVKLFLSEGLMLGLFGAVLGSIISYVIITLLKLFPITYSFGQQSGLVLSPTLGIQEILSVGVIVIIIALIASISPAIKASRLDPVEALRTY; encoded by the coding sequence ATGAACAATATTATCAAAATGTCTTACCGCAATCTCATGCGCAATTTTAGACGAACCCTGCTCACGGCTTCACTCATTACCGTAGGCGTGGTCTTTGTTCTTATCTACACCGCACTTTCAAGCAGTTTTAAAAGCTACACCATCGGGCAAATTACCGATTCGGTGATGGGGCATATTCAGATTCACAAAAAAGGGTATGTTGCCTCTGTCGATAGCTTACCACTGGATAAAAACATGAATGCCAAAATGGTTGAGATGATTGAAGGGGAGATTAAAAACAATCCTTTGATTGAGAGTTATTCGTTTCGTATCAAATTTGGTGCCATGTTCTCCAATTTTACCACCACCACCAACATCAGACTCAATGCCATCTATCCTGAAAAAGAGTTCAAAACCCTTCCTCTCTTAAAAGAGAGAGTCTCAGACCTGAGTGGTGCATTAAAACAAGGTGAAATTATCGTGCCTGAGTTGCTGATTAAAGGAATGGATGTCAAACTAGGCGATACCATCGTTTTGGTAGCGAATAATAAAAATGGCTCCGTCAATGGAGTCAATCTCAAAGTCGCAGGCATTTTAGGTCAAGTCATGGGACCAGGAGGCAGAGACGGCTACATTCATATCGAAGATGCCAAAAAAGCTCTGCGTATGAACGAAGCAGAGGTGAGTGAGATTGTTTTACGTCTTAAAGATGTTGAAGGTCTCAAAGATGCGGAAAAATCCTTACAACCCATTTTGGCAAAACAGAATAAAGAGGGAAAACCTCTTTTTGAGGTGCATACGTGGGAGCAACTCTCTCCTTTTTACAATATCATCAAGATGATTGATATTATGAATATTTCCATTCAGATTATTTTGATTTCCATCGTGCTGATTTCCATACTAAACGTCATGATTATGAGTGTGTTTGAGCGGATTCGCGAGATTGGAACGATTGCCGCCATTGGCACACCGCCTTTGAGCATTGTCAAACTCTTTTTAAGTGAGGGTTTGATGTTGGGTCTATTTGGTGCCGTTTTAGGGAGCATCATCTCCTATGTCATCATAACCCTTTTAAAACTTTTTCCCATTACGTACAGTTTTGGACAACAAAGTGGCTTAGTCCTCAGCCCAACGCTGGGTATTCAAGAGATTCTTAGTGTCGGTGTTATTGTCATCATCATCGCTCTCATCGCTTCAATCTCACCTGCCATTAAAGCTTCAAGGCTTGATCCTGTTGAAGCCTTACGAACCTATTAG
- a CDS encoding outer membrane lipoprotein-sorting protein produces the protein MKKIALFIVACMTCLSAQSILEQVDKKLSPNSAESYKKLINIEPDGSKKEFLLYQIKKDKNKMVSLFLQPDSEKGRSTLRLDDNMWLFIPDVGKPIRITSMQSVVGGVFNNSDIMQLDFSAEYDIKAQKEENGQIILDLKAKNESVAYDHLVMEVDQKTLTPTKIICYTSTDMLIKTLYYKDMKDFGGGIVRPAVIETDSPLYKGYKSIMVYGKMKERTFPNEVFTIENIGKVQELRE, from the coding sequence ATGAAAAAAATAGCCCTTTTTATCGTCGCATGTATGACCTGTTTGAGTGCCCAGAGTATTTTAGAGCAGGTCGATAAAAAACTCTCCCCAAATTCAGCGGAGAGCTACAAAAAGCTTATCAACATAGAGCCTGATGGAAGCAAAAAAGAGTTTTTGCTCTATCAAATCAAAAAAGATAAGAACAAAATGGTATCACTCTTTTTGCAACCTGATAGCGAAAAAGGCAGAAGCACGTTGCGCTTGGATGATAATATGTGGCTTTTTATCCCCGATGTGGGAAAACCCATTCGTATTACCTCGATGCAAAGCGTGGTAGGCGGTGTTTTTAACAACAGCGACATCATGCAACTGGACTTTTCAGCGGAATATGATATCAAAGCGCAAAAAGAGGAAAATGGGCAGATTATTTTGGACTTGAAAGCAAAAAATGAGAGTGTTGCTTACGATCATCTGGTGATGGAAGTCGATCAAAAAACGCTGACACCGACCAAAATCATCTGCTACACCTCAACCGATATGTTGATTAAAACACTTTACTACAAGGATATGAAAGATTTTGGAGGAGGCATCGTGCGTCCTGCGGTCATCGAAACCGACTCGCCTCTGTATAAAGGGTATAAATCCATCATGGTCTATGGAAAAATGAAAGAAAGAACATTCCCCAATGAAGTCTTTACGATAGAAAACATTGGAAAAGTTCAAGAATTAAGAGAGTAA
- a CDS encoding acyl-CoA dehydratase activase has translation MDIGSTYTKIIGIGREREIVHSAVIPTIFNQDKIVGEYLEDKEVKMLVATGYGRYMLEDSHGAPVISEIKAHAKGAYFFEPSVATVIDLGGQDSKVIKMGELGSFTDFRMNDKCAAGTGKFLEIAANRLGLEMEVFSKAGFEHDKELTISSMCAVFAESEVISLIAKKESLANICYGVHESIASRLASMARKFVIKESETIVFTGGGALNPFLHYMLEKKLERTIVIPKHPQLMGAVGAALSGFEVF, from the coding sequence GTGGATATAGGCTCGACCTATACAAAAATCATCGGCATTGGCAGAGAACGGGAGATTGTGCATAGCGCAGTCATTCCAACGATTTTTAATCAAGATAAAATCGTGGGCGAATACTTAGAGGACAAAGAGGTCAAAATGCTCGTCGCCACGGGTTATGGGCGTTATATGTTAGAAGATTCGCACGGAGCGCCCGTGATAAGCGAAATCAAAGCCCACGCCAAAGGAGCTTACTTTTTTGAGCCCAGTGTCGCTACGGTGATTGATTTGGGTGGACAAGACAGTAAAGTCATCAAAATGGGAGAATTGGGTAGTTTTACCGACTTTCGCATGAACGACAAATGTGCGGCTGGGACAGGGAAATTCCTAGAAATCGCCGCCAATCGTTTGGGGCTAGAGATGGAAGTCTTTTCAAAAGCAGGGTTTGAGCACGATAAAGAACTCACAATATCGAGTATGTGCGCTGTGTTTGCGGAGTCTGAGGTTATCTCGCTTATCGCCAAAAAAGAGAGCCTAGCCAATATCTGCTATGGTGTACATGAATCCATCGCTTCACGTTTGGCTTCCATGGCTCGAAAATTTGTCATCAAAGAGAGTGAAACCATCGTTTTCACAGGTGGCGGTGCGCTCAATCCGTTTTTGCACTATATGTTAGAAAAAAAGCTAGAGCGAACCATTGTCATCCCCAAACACCCCCAACTCATGGGCGCAGTGGGTGCGGCACTTTCAGGGTTTGAAGTCTTTTAA